In Vibrio coralliilyticus, the following are encoded in one genomic region:
- the malT gene encoding HTH-type transcriptional regulator MalT, whose amino-acid sequence MWIPSKLTRPGRLHNAIVRPRVLDLLQQAPCYKLILFRSPAGYGKTTMASQWLADKTNTGWYSIDESDNDSFRFINYLIQALNKATHNACPNSQKLAEKRQFSSLHSLFSEVFAEIANFHQECYLVLDDYHLISNDDIHEAIRFFLKHMPDNLTLVVTSRATPPLGTANLRVRDLMIEIGDDLLAFDTEETTRFFNQRVADGIDDATADNLRNYVEGWPSALQLIALQAQHQHKTLAQSAESFSQFNHAHLWDYLVEEVFDLLDTETRLFLLQCSVLDHFNDALVSTLTKRDDALSMIESLNRYGLFIHPLEGEQNWYRFHNLFAEFLAHERSARIPQQEQELHQTAAQAWLKLSSPHQALRHAQKAGNRQLTADILSQYGWKMFNSGELQTVEKAINTLAPEQLYSEPKLCMLQAWLAQSQHRYNDVGDLLSKADEQMKAFNVTLSTKEQGEFNALRAQVAINQNEPEKALELAELSLGQLDSTVYRSRIVATSVVGEVNHVLGHLSRALPMMQQTEKLARQYQVYHQALWAMLQQSEILIAQGYVQAAFEVQENAFKLIEEQQLQQVPMHEFLLRIRAQIFWCWNRLDEAEECAYKGLDVLGNHSPSKHLHSYSMLARIAIGRGELDKANKFIEQIVHLLKQSTYHVDWTANASLSLILFWQARGDMEAIQHWLETTPRPEKACNHFTQLQWRNISRAQINLGMFDQAAETLKFLQEQANHNSLVTDNNRNLIVEAVLATTQQDEERAKLLLKQALELTNQTGILGNFLVEGGKIGHILEKLVNKNELGDLERHRAQQLLKDISTTQRSRSVHFDEEFVEKLVNHPNIPELVRTSPLTQREWQVLGLIYSGFSNEQIAQELDVAGTTIKTHIRNLYQKLNIANRKEAIKTAENLLQLMGY is encoded by the coding sequence ATGTGGATTCCTTCGAAATTAACCCGTCCAGGGCGTTTACACAACGCAATTGTCCGCCCAAGAGTTCTCGATTTATTACAGCAAGCCCCCTGTTATAAACTCATTCTTTTCCGTTCGCCCGCAGGGTATGGCAAAACAACCATGGCATCACAGTGGTTAGCCGACAAAACCAACACGGGCTGGTACAGTATAGATGAGAGTGACAACGACTCATTCCGCTTTATCAACTATCTGATCCAAGCATTGAACAAGGCCACGCACAACGCTTGTCCGAATTCTCAGAAACTGGCTGAAAAGCGCCAGTTTTCTTCTCTTCACTCACTATTTAGTGAAGTGTTCGCTGAAATCGCCAATTTTCACCAAGAGTGCTATCTGGTCTTGGATGATTACCACCTTATCTCTAATGATGACATCCATGAAGCGATCCGTTTTTTCCTCAAGCACATGCCGGATAATCTGACGCTGGTCGTCACCAGTCGCGCAACACCACCGTTAGGGACTGCAAACCTGCGTGTTCGCGACCTCATGATCGAGATTGGCGATGACCTTTTGGCATTTGATACCGAAGAAACCACTCGCTTTTTTAATCAACGAGTGGCTGATGGCATTGACGACGCGACTGCCGACAATTTACGAAATTATGTAGAAGGCTGGCCGTCAGCGCTACAATTAATCGCATTGCAGGCGCAGCATCAACACAAAACCTTAGCTCAGTCTGCTGAATCCTTTTCTCAATTTAATCACGCTCACCTGTGGGACTATCTGGTTGAAGAAGTGTTCGATCTCTTGGATACAGAAACACGTTTATTTCTACTGCAATGTTCTGTACTTGATCACTTTAATGATGCTCTGGTATCGACTTTGACCAAACGTGATGACGCTCTTAGCATGATTGAGTCACTCAACCGCTACGGCTTATTTATCCACCCACTTGAAGGCGAACAAAACTGGTATCGCTTCCACAACTTGTTTGCTGAATTTCTCGCTCACGAGCGCTCTGCTCGTATACCTCAGCAAGAGCAAGAACTGCATCAGACTGCGGCTCAAGCATGGTTAAAGCTTTCTTCTCCTCACCAAGCACTTCGTCATGCTCAAAAAGCAGGAAACCGCCAATTAACTGCCGACATCTTGAGCCAATATGGCTGGAAAATGTTCAACAGCGGCGAGCTTCAAACTGTAGAAAAAGCGATTAACACCCTCGCCCCTGAACAACTCTATAGTGAACCGAAATTGTGCATGTTGCAGGCCTGGTTAGCGCAAAGTCAGCACAGGTATAACGATGTTGGTGACCTGCTATCCAAAGCGGATGAGCAAATGAAAGCCTTCAACGTCACATTAAGCACCAAAGAGCAGGGAGAGTTTAACGCCTTACGTGCTCAGGTCGCGATTAACCAGAACGAACCAGAAAAGGCACTGGAGCTGGCTGAACTGTCTCTTGGACAGCTCGACAGCACAGTGTATCGCAGTCGCATTGTCGCAACATCCGTTGTTGGTGAAGTGAACCACGTGTTAGGCCATCTGAGTCGCGCACTGCCTATGATGCAGCAAACCGAAAAGCTGGCTCGCCAGTATCAGGTTTACCATCAAGCGTTATGGGCAATGCTTCAGCAAAGTGAAATTCTCATTGCTCAGGGCTATGTACAGGCTGCCTTTGAAGTACAGGAAAACGCCTTCAAGCTAATCGAGGAGCAGCAACTGCAGCAAGTTCCAATGCATGAGTTCCTGCTACGTATTCGTGCACAGATTTTCTGGTGTTGGAATCGTCTCGACGAAGCCGAGGAATGCGCATATAAAGGCTTAGATGTACTGGGTAATCACAGTCCAAGTAAGCACTTACATAGCTACTCTATGCTGGCGCGAATCGCTATTGGGCGTGGTGAGTTAGACAAAGCCAACAAGTTCATTGAGCAAATTGTTCACCTGCTGAAGCAGTCCACCTACCATGTTGACTGGACGGCGAACGCTTCGTTGTCTCTGATTCTGTTCTGGCAGGCGCGAGGCGATATGGAAGCCATTCAACATTGGCTAGAAACCACACCTCGCCCAGAAAAAGCGTGTAACCATTTTACTCAACTCCAGTGGCGCAACATCTCCCGTGCACAAATCAATCTGGGTATGTTTGATCAAGCGGCTGAAACGCTTAAATTCCTTCAAGAACAAGCGAATCACAACAGTCTGGTCACCGACAATAACCGCAACCTGATTGTTGAAGCGGTACTGGCGACCACACAGCAAGATGAAGAGCGCGCCAAGTTACTGCTCAAACAAGCACTGGAACTGACAAATCAAACAGGGATTTTGGGTAACTTCCTCGTTGAAGGCGGCAAGATCGGTCATATTCTCGAAAAACTGGTCAACAAAAATGAGTTGGGTGACCTTGAACGCCACCGCGCTCAGCAGTTGCTTAAGGACATATCGACGACTCAACGTAGCCGCTCGGTTCACTTTGATGAAGAATTTGTTGAGAAGCTGGTTAACCATCCGAATATTCCAGAGTTGGTTCGCACCAGCCCACTAACTCAACGTGAATGGCAGGTACTTGGCCTGATCTATTCTGGCTTTAGTAACGAGCAAATTGCTCAAGAGTTGGATGTAGCGGGCACCACAATCAAAACTCATATTCGTAACCTGT